In the genome of Rhopalosiphum padi isolate XX-2018 chromosome 1, ASM2088224v1, whole genome shotgun sequence, the window AGAAGATATTTACTTCCCCTTTCCAGACATCATGCATCACTAATGAGTCAAAttcatcttataataataagtgataaaTAATTGCATGGGTGTTGTGGAAATATAGTGTTATTTAATCTAGGCTTATATactattgtaaacatttttttttttttttgtagttgttACATTAAAGAAATCCCAATTGTAATGGCTATTGGTATTGCTACTTCTATATCAAACTTACACAATTCTCTTCCTCATCATGTGGTCACCAAACTTaaagtgaaaatgtttcttagtGAAGCatctattgtatttttaaacaatattatggatCAGGTATGACTAgggtttcaataaattatagcatgattaatttttattattaattatatataagtataatctaGATTTGTATGCTTTTACCATGGGCGTAACTAGTCTTATAAGTTAGGATGGGCTagattcttaaaaatgttttatagcaaatttacatttttttagtttattatttattgtttctattggtgTTTACAACTGACATGAATGATAAttcgtttatataaaatattatttttttttatattataggcaaaaaaaaaatgtaatactaatatttttgtaaacacatacatttacaaaaaaattctgGGGGGCTACCCAATATAAAGCCCACCCAAGCCCCCCCTCTTAGTTACACCTATGGCTTTAACATATTTCATATGTTTAAtgactgaatatttttttttaaataatttttatttaggtatttttaaagcCAGACTGTTCATTCTATTTGGGTGGACGTATTTTGGAATATGTGACTgaagtatttttatactataatttctcTATTAAACAGTTTATAGAAAGTCTTAAGGTAATATGAATAACTCAACTCaaataacttgaaaatttacaattttacttaCAATAATTCTTACAGTTTTGCCTCATAGAACATTTTTACTGTAAGCCTCTTAATTGCATATGTATTGCTCATGAATCAGCACAAGAAGCTCTATTCGATTCTTTAGATAAAAACGCACTAGAAGAAATCATAAAGCTGCGTTCAgtcgattataaattaaaaattgacagcaattttaaagtataatgttatgatcttaaataataaattattcaaaactacaattaattatactacaaatttattttcaatgacaATTCCAGGAAACTTTTCTTCAATTAATTAGAGAATTAAAAGCTTGTATCAATGATTTTCATATTGGATTAagagtattacatattttagtgGCAGATTTACCACATTCACCATTAGGCACTCAAgtatacaaatttacatttatttataacaatttttgttatttctataatgtacataaatgttaaatttttagctCAGAGAAATGTATTGTACTGCAAtgaaaaaacacataattgacAATACATCTTACAAAACATgtctacaattattaaaatttttgtccAAAGATGATATACTTGCAAAATTTGACAAggtaattaactttttattattattgtttatatttgatataatatttataaattttacttcctctatattatttagataattcatGTTTTcaagaatgtaaaaaataatcaacgagccacaatttctttaaaattagttCAAAGTTATGTAAAACGTTTAAAAGAgtctcatttaaataatttagttgttGAAAACCATAAACCTAAAGATAAACCCAAAGAAAATTTACAAGCTACATCAAGATCAcagtttaaaaaagtataatttaacatagttaaaaattaatattgttttattattattttattttttttttattagatacttAAGGACAATGTTAAACATGAAGATAGCCGGCCAATGACTGAATTTGAAAAAGCACGTTCAGAAAGTTTGGATCATTTTACGGATATAATATTACGTCAATTCCTTGTACCTCCAACAACCATGCCTTTACATGAATTGTTGATATTTGATGATTTACCATCAATTAAACGTAAAATTGTTGGAGAAGACAGAGCTGCTCAATATACAGCATTTGTTAACCCTCAACACTATTTATGCGTAAGAaatcttaatatataatttatttgtgtatactcaacaaataaatattatgtcgaCAGTGTGATTGCTGTGAATTGGAATTTAcagaacaaatatttaaaactatgccAGATATATCTATTGTGTACAAATTACATTTAGAGTCAAGGTTTGACCAGATTAACATTTATGATTGGTTACAGGtaacttaaacttaaattatgtaatttaataattaagtcaattttaaattatttttcattacattatttCAACTACACATTAGTTAAAACTTTTGAAACtctaaagtattaataattgctTAATATAccctattttaattgtattaaaacatttttattattttattctattttgattttgttttttaaaaagtttaattttattattactacttataaattaatttttattatttcattatttgctGTAATGTTAATTTGTCTTTAagccattttaaataaataaataatataactattaaataggtTTCAGTGTATTAGTAgtaggttatatattataacttttcaattattatttctaaaaatatctgtttttatttttttttagaaatttatttcaattgttgGTCCAGGACAAAATGACAATGATAATGATGACGATATAGATCCAGTATTACAGTAtccttttaatacattttttaataattctctGTATACTAGGTTATAGTTAAATCACTTATAATGAAtggttaaaattgttataactatTCAAGTTTATTTATAGGCTATACTCTTACATaaattacgtttattttttgttcctgctatttcatattttagattctaaatggAGCAAgaaagtattgattttataatgatgtttgttttttctttcttgTGTATGTGTACACAAGATAAAGtgctttaattttcaactttgagggtggttttaatagcaaattggatctaatttgtactttggagaggtataattattaacagttttcaaaataatcaaaagaaATTTAGGAAACTAAAAAACCAGTTATGAaacaaatctattttttttttatttaacttaaaaatgaataaccttacatacttaacattttcataaaatgttagtattttctatacatattataattttcaaaatattttaacatttttatgagctttttatagacatttaaaataatttctatgaatgtcaataaaaaatttaattagaggttcttcataagttgtttatttaccaattaaaaaatattgaactcttatataaacaatatttttttataagtatttaaagttataattttgaaaaaatttcaaaaatatacaaattattttgaaattcatttaaattttctcTTTATAACCAAGATTTCAAACTCTAATACAAAGCTTCTTATTAGTTTTTCTACTTAGgtattatgaatttaactatatgcaatgatattttcaaaatgtatagataaattttaagaatattatctatatatactatGGGTCCATTCATACTGTGTTGCAGTATGGTGTTGTCAGTGGCAGatctagtatatttttttatggggAGTGCTAAGTTTAAAGTCTCATATTCTGTATACTCAATTCTGAAGGGAAGacctttttttaattcttaaaagttATGTGCTTTAGTGTGCATTGTTTTTTTTGGTACCAATTTCAATTGGAAATGTGCTCAGCCTATTGAAAATTACATGTTGTGTAGAGTATTAGTTTTCTAGGAAGCAACATCCCAAGAGTAGCCAGCACACTAGCACCCCCCCTCCCTCTGGATCCGTGCTAGGTGGTATTGACtcaaacattaataacaatattataatatggtataaatatatattatcataataattaattactaataatataattaatgtcatGTTTTcagcaaatattaaattaacctactataatattaattgtaaaataagttactttaatagttatatcaaaACATGTATTATGACATATACTTAGTGATACAAGCTGACCATCTCTGCTCAGAATCTTTTTCTTAtacaataagatattattaaattcaaatttaacacatccattacagcaATTCTCTCtacacctaatgtacagcagagcagTACTTGCccatattattttgaagtttaagatatattatttatatttttttttattatttttcttttatactgtatcatattaagaaaaataaatgattagaaCTTCTTTATTTTTGTAGTTCACCAATTGAGTAATAggttaattatagtattattagtttGGAACCGGgacttgtttgtttttaataggaagtattataaaataaatacttgttaattttataaaaattactaaagtcattattcttattatttttatttatttgtgtattgtATTTACACTATTTCTTACTAAGTCTTTGAGTTCACTGTATCGGAATCTTATGTGTTATCAGTTTATACAtagttaatatgtatatattcatgGTTTTTCTGTGATTCTTTGTATATCTTTCATTTTAATGTATCTAAGTATCTTgtgtatcataattttataatagacttCTTAAAGATCAGTTTGCTTAAGGTagctaaaaatttatatttgcataGTTTTAAAGCAgtcacatttaatatttaaaaaaattcaatgacTTCTTTTTACTTTCatgacaaatattttcaattctatattattatttatgttttaagttcaacttttataattataatataatatctttatcttttattaattaagttttcaAACAAGTAtgcattgttttttaaattaatatattataaatctctaggttgataaatatttcataatactttagaaaataataattttccttaAGCATTTTATGTATTAGATCTCGATTTGTGCGAGCTTTAAATGAATTGCAGCATTTGGGGTACATACGACCGTCGAAGTACAAAGCAGATCATGTGCAGCGCCTTACATGTGGATCTTGCTAATgagtaatgattaatattaattatttatttatcactgGATTTTAATTCCTACTTATTTTTCTCACTTTTTAcccaaagaaataaaaataattattttccttattcgcatttaatattatttttttttttaatttgtagtaggtacttatctaataaatattatttatattcaatacaaaaaAGTCAACATTGCTATTATGTTCAGAATGAGGACGCGTAAGCGGCCCTATGGAGTCTAATAATTAACCACAAGTTCCCCGATATAAtcgttttgttaattataaattcggCACAGATTCAGGTCATTTCCTAgtcttatacatatacatagtattatacacgtattataGACACATATTATGAATATGTGTTTTATTGAAAGGAAGAGACAATGAGACTGTGTCATAAGTGTTGGTAATGGTACCTatgttctattttatatttaagaatattgcAGCAGACACCACAAGTACCTGTAGGCTGTTCGAAATACTGCTATAAAATGAGAGTAATCTTCCGTGTTATATTAATTGTCCCCGGCCAAAACTAGgctgtttaaaaatcaaattcgcGAGTTTATTCCGTTACCGTAGCCAGATTGTCGGATCCcggaattttatttataggcaATTTTACaagtatactttattaatatggtataaatttgCACACGTATAGTTGAGAGTGCTGCAACTAAGATTTCGTCTCTTTCCTCGCAGACACAGATAGAATATGGGGTTCTAAAATTAGTGGTTTGGAATTTGAGGGAGTGAATTCTAACATAGATATAACTCATGTATAGACATTCACATtcgtaataggtacctacctagtaATAAACACCCAAAATAAATTTCCTCTTCGTGTAAAGCATGAAATTCAaaagttttcattattatatattgtcaataatcacaaaaattatttaaatgacattTTCACGTGATCAGATATTTtcaaatcaaagcattattgcTTCTTCGTCGGTGAGATTCTGGACACGCCAAAGCATACGCTAAGGAGGCCAATAAAAGAGGCATTGACCCTGTGGTTTTTGCTGCACTgcttatttattaggtatgagGTATCACCTATATAAACATAGACTACAGAGTAAtcctttttaatatataagagtataagacatattataagcttagatttttttaaaaaaccttgataattaaatacaagatccttaataagttgttcttatagtagttataataatctaaaaatatcgaaagtacaggaacaaaatttgtattgaataattttaatagctatatagtttgaaaattaaacaagattcttgactataataattcttagagcaatttaaaaatttcaaaactaaggACTCGAAACTTTTCCACCATTTAGGTACCTAGTATAGGCACACATacgcaaattattattttctaatagtacacacaaatacacaatgcaattttaaaaatacttatttattaatgttaagcTATTTATGAATACCAtatcctatttattttataaggtttatcggctatacaaatattatatgaaataatagttatttatattaataaaaggcAATGTTTGTGTGTGTAAGCGAGTTAGTGTTACTGAGGCTCACATAGGGATTTGTTAGCTcatgaaaaatgaatatttgttTGAATAGGGTTGcagataataaaatagttactaTAATTGGATATCATTTTAAACTTGAAtgtgttaaaaatgtgtatagtcTAAATTTATCAGAGTTTATGACAAAGTAAATCTattggtattatttaatttgtcacggGCAATGCAATGCAGCCACGCaggatcaataataattaatacctcatatatttactatataaaatcaaaagccCAAAACGGATAACCCTGATGGGCCTGATGCAAATTCACAGTTTTCGtttgattttcataaaaatgtcaatagatTCAAGCAAGGTTATGAAAGTTTTtatcaatgattttattatattttgtataaaatattatagtttattataaaatcaatggtatGTCGTCGAACCGGTAGGGTTGGGAGAAGCACTCATTCCTAAGTGGAGTTTTTCGTTTGCAGCtgcagatataaaatatattatatatttgtatatgatgTAAACACTAAAACTCAATGGAAGGTTTAACTTGGACTTtgtaaatctatatattatacagaccagtgttgtttattttcatggctattatatagatatactatatactgtataataggtacattacatACATATTCAAAATTACTGGCAACAGttcaaaataaagataaaagtaAAAACCTTGAAATTGAATTAGATACTTACACTTAAACAATAATCGCGAGCTGtaagctaaaaatatttaaataatattattgataagtgTTAACAatgaaaattcatttaaaaatgtaaatcacgGAAAAAAATCGGTGGCAGTTTcatcataaaattaaagataagtATTCAATGTGTAGGTGCTTGTTATATATTACGTACATAGACaaagaattagaaaaaaaataccttttacaTTTTGCCAATACATCGAagctgttaaaattaaaaaaaaatacctatatttttatattattattatgaatttatagtatgtacattgtacatatataatttatcatattacattCTGACATAGAAGTTATTATAATGAACAAAacgaccataatataatatacctttcgTGTAAtcatctttttatattattttaaaatcgttataTCTATAATTACCTATAGCGTATTACACGATGATTTTACGTaggttttttgtatttaattgaacGATGAagcttgtatataataaatatagttatggcATCTTTCAGAAAAACACTCGAACAGGAGAAAAAGTCTGGTTATTTCCGTGTTTTCTAAAAACTAACTGACCGATAACGGAAAATATCATAGTTATTACGGCTACCCGTTCTTTGATATACCGTATACGATGTGAACCGTCTTTGAAAACTAATACCTCAAGTCGTGTTCACAGCTATGTCGTCTGTCGTGTTGTGTGACTTTTATCCGTTATCGTATTCTGATTGgccattgtataattaataattatcgtatcatttactaattaaaatctATCAAAATATGTTTAGAGTTGAGCTGAACTCAACTTTTGAAAACGATACGACAGACGATCACGACATCGGGCATAGCTATGAACCCTATGGCTTTAAAGTATGAAAACGGTAGCTGTCGACCAAATTGTTCGCGCCGTCCGATTCTTGATGAAATAGTTTTTTACGTCGCCATTCTTGAGTGCATAAAGTGTTGTGCAGTACGACGACAGCCCGGCGAAACGAGTCTTGTAATCagtttacatacatattatatttgtgagcCTCGTTAATTCTAGTCATACCGTCAGCTATCATCCCACAGTCAACGCATATGTGGACATTGTGGAGGAATTAGGGGGTCTTTGCCCcccccttaaaaaaaaatcgaaggtaatatgttatatttgtgtatataaaaaaggGTTGCGGGGGCAAAGTCCTCGCAAGTCACTttacattgaattattatagcCCCATTAAAAATGCAATCAAAATTTGATTATCAAATGTCCACCTATATGAGTCAACAGTTTTCCAAAATTATAAACCAAGGGATGTACGTCAAGATAAGACGTTTAATATCAGTtatcaatgtatatttttcacAGCTCATAAGCTCCTTGCAAGTACTATCTTGAAAAAATTTACGaccattatttagaatttatatttttgcactTCTTAGTGAAGTGTGTACATAGatttgtataaaactataatccAGTTCAAATAAAACCTATATTGAAAGTCTTATTGTAGTCGATAAGttagtaaatatgtatatttaaaaaaataataataatttctagatttaaaaaaattaaatatgactgataatttcaaaatttatatttttaattaatggatGACTTGATGTTAAGTTTTTAGTGATAAAAAATGATACccgatatattatacagacattAGTGCCtaatgtagtattatagtattacaacAATGTAACAAGCGACATTGTAATGTGGACCGTTATTATAGCGCGTATTGCGAATAATTGTCGTTTTCGAAATACATACCACGTCGTGTATAATAAACGGCTCGCCTATTTACTTATTAACATTTGCCATTTGACccgatacatattattattattattattacgattttgcCGACATATACACTTGGCCCATTTATTTTGACCGAAATTCGAGCTCGCGTGTAATTTACTACCGCACAGTGACGTTGTTTTTGTGACAGCGGtgtcataattatattacctcGACTTTTCGCGTAACTGTTGTATCTCCTGCTACGGTTACTATATGTGgctataaaatatgtgtgtgtttaatgatgataatttatgtttttacggTAACCTTAATATTCTATGACGAGCCGCCATCGTAAACCACGGGTCTCTAGCACACAGTATTgtgcatgtaatataataactaatttatacacttatattatataattactatttattatgttcTAATACGGCTGTATACTGGGTTATATAGTTGTATTGTTTAGTTGTgtctaccaaaaaaaaaaaaaaaaaatcatcgagTGAGTACCCATATGAGTATATTGCCATTGCGTATATATTAATACGCCTATTATGatgttaaattaagtttatgatAAGGTATTACTGTAATAACGTTATCAAGTAAATATTCTGTTCCAAAATGATCAAAATAAGTAAAAGCTTTTTCGTCATTTTCATTTATACAAAGTATAAAACAGcaaaatttttaacatataacgataagtttattatgtaggtaaagtTAAACTGAAATatctattcaaattttttactttttactacgTTTATTGGTAAAAATGTCTATATGGTAAGCTggtacatgaaaaataaaaaatgtaaaacactaaaacaatataactcaaaattctTGTTACCTACACCCTACGTCCCTTCACCAATGGTTCTCAGACTGTGCTCAGCAGGGCCTCTGCGAAAGTAATCTAGGGGCTTCGTGgacacattttaattaaataaaaataaaataatatattttagtgtatagtgtttattgaattaataatatcaattaactcGCATATTTTGTTTCGTAGTGAAAAACAAACGATATCATAATAGATACAAATTcatccaaaaataatttttttttaaacgattcaTACACAGATCGAGTTTCAATGAAAGAACTTAACGATACAAATTACATTGAGTAACTTCATCTCCGTTtaagtaggtacaatatattctaatttattaatataaaatataaactaattagtaattagtaataaactataaacaaatgGTATAAGTTATGAAAAGCTACGCATACCCAAGCTTTCCAATACTGCATCTGTGGTCGTGTAGCTGGATGATTTTTCGATCAAAAGAACTGACATttgtaaatatacaaacataataattattattatagaattatgtaGGACAAAAGCAGTTTATTTAAcatcgatatttaaaaaaaaagcgttGATTCGGACCTATAccaattttatataggtatacctacctactatacctgtaataataacacaatacacGCATGAAATATGATCAATCGCAAAGAatcgtgtttatattataatattctctcGCATAAATCTGAATAGTAATCAACCACAGCGCGTAACGATATACTGACTATGTAATACATCGGACGGAACGCGAGACGACATAATACTACACATTTTCCATTCGCATCGATAACATTAACATAATTCtcataaactcataataataatatttatttacaaccgGATGGTTCCTGATGTACAGAGTGCCGCGCGAATTGCCGCGGTCAATGGCCGCAAAAGCTCTATACAGGTTTGCCGTGGCCCGTGACGCCCGGATCCAAGAAACCgtttttgtaggtatattatattataacatacataactcataactcataagtcattAACTCGCACGcggaattgaataattttaatctttttatccTACCGTTTAAGGGGAAAAGTTGGTTTCAATCATCGCCAATCTCCGCCCATAATACAATTGTCCATTGcgaaaaaatccaaaaatgacTATCATCATCGTCATTATCATCCTCGTTGATGAGCGTGGTACGGTCTGCGCAAGATCAACGACCCGTAGGTACATGTATAGACAGAATAGATACGTTTATAGAATAGTTTTCGCTTGGGGGgaaaaaaatcgtatatttataaataaaaatatagtcgtACCTACGCAAGACGTCTGCAATAAGATTCAAAATACAGTCTGTAAATCATACGTATTTTATgtcataattatacaataattgcattaatttcgtcattttatgatatatttagcaACAAAAACCTTATAGTTGTTCTggttattatgattatgaaaaaaaatcagaatagttcaaatggaatattatttaactgtttaagtttaagatacttataacttataagacactcttaacattttatattaccaatatttattttgctttagTAGTTTTTAGTTTATACCATTAGATTTGTGAGGTAatctatattatcatttatcactttACTCCtcttatattaacttataataatacataatatatacagagtgtatcACAATTATCTAAcatatgaaaatgtaattttaatgtcAAATTGTGATATCTCCACAATACACCGTGCATGTATAAAAAaggattgtttaatattaaatatttaaaaaaagtaaattttactgctctatattatgatataaaaaatgtataggttgCTAATTGCTACATAAGAAATGAATAACAGTTGAgggtctattataatattttttgttagtcCCTACTCCTTATTTTCTCCTAtaagtatacctaaatatttacgCACCGGTAaacgtgtaaatatattttaattagatgcaataaattattattaattatcatattttttaaatttaaagtattaaatactttcagtttctaataaataaatataggtaatcaattttcattaaatttgggCGTTAGTCTTAATATCAGTCTATAGTTCAGTAATTGACAATTGTATTGTTAaagatcattattatatatatggttaaaaataatttcataataattcccTGTTTTATAGTTTGTTGCATTGGCTATTTTTATTGTaccgtttttaatgaaatatatttcactgtcttatactttatacaattataaaaccattctattttcgaaaaatgtaggtatattattttcgacattaattctataattttatttagtaaatatttgcTTATTAAATTTAGGTTTTACCTCAATAATGTTGTacagtcaaaatattaaaatgtttaacccgttcattataatcaatttaattcatattaataagtaataaccaacaatataatatgataaaataataataataaaatgacataaattaaaaaatgacacATAATTCAAACATGTTTGCAAAAATGCATAGCAACCCGattgaaaattttgatataCACGAAGAATAGGTGCACAAATTATACACCAAGTGTCCAAGTGTTTTTTACTGTTTTCAGAATAAATAATGACATATGCTAAATTTAGAGTTGTCACCTTCACGGCTCCAAGAGCCTACTAAA includes:
- the LOC132921264 gene encoding origin recognition complex subunit 3, with the protein product MDSTFSVSKGCFVFKKPNKEKNNKRKSKSIKQLTTNQPETELWHTTYIDIWNNVKSKIDDLNGSIYSKFISDTVDFMTTTNITTNQSIPTACLLTGVNLPDHESLFGLLATNLEQSQPPVIVATLFSEHFSSVKNAVISMVSQLLNTNDDESDSDEEMDESLNSVVKRSECTISTLIEWYSQQPNGTRIAVLVKDYEMCQQTVLQNFILLLSCYIKEIPIVMAIGIATSISNLHNSLPHHVVTKLKVKMFLSEASIVFLNNIMDQVFLKPDCSFYLGGRILEYVTEVFLYYNFSIKQFIESLKFCLIEHFYCKPLNCICIAHESAQEALFDSLDKNALEEIIKLRSVDYKLKIDSNFKETFLQLIRELKACINDFHIGLRVLHILVADLPHSPLGTQLREMYCTAMKKHIIDNTSYKTCLQLLKFLSKDDILAKFDKIIHVFKNVKNNQRATISLKLVQSYVKRLKESHLNNLVVENHKPKDKPKENLQATSRSQFKKILKDNVKHEDSRPMTEFEKARSESLDHFTDIILRQFLVPPTTMPLHELLIFDDLPSIKRKIVGEDRAAQYTAFVNPQHYLCCDCCELEFTEQIFKTMPDISIVYKLHLESRFDQINIYDWLQKFISIVGPGQNDNDNDDDIDPVLQSRFVRALNELQHLGYIRPSKYKADHVQRLTCGSC